In a single window of the Prinia subflava isolate CZ2003 ecotype Zambia chromosome 3, Cam_Psub_1.2, whole genome shotgun sequence genome:
- the LOC134548710 gene encoding inositol 1,4,5-trisphosphate receptor-interacting protein-like 1 encodes MAAAINRSSGQQWPSAAWAAPARTQTGGCAERRARATAEMPVPGEPLLTGHPEAGPWRERLRQGLIQYPQQAGDGLDEATRERVQLRAEYLDQQMAQLLQELEQKNLQQSGGAWAALLLWQWWALTAILVLLLAVWFGLGKTGCHPDSSGHKERRSSNLVEEEEEEGHMVVAKNEIQNNNANVEEDNRDGNEEGSDVEAKAESILGNEAEEGDDAEEEVNGDEKGAEASAAGSEEDKHDAKEEDNEPNVQRSLGSLLEERLQLPVLDLHKGCSLIMDLMDKLTHVFQQGLSDGFYPVPQQAIGVDSAFEGWSPHAEDAVYRVLVPLSPPPGHAFHLELDTAGVLQRNFRVHVELLCTCRREQLGEEDMLCFLHQPEEELRSRQEPSLLDTLCTGSCLDVEKTVRWFCRFVRVAWLLLPESRHWRLMLQPSRRSCKFQLSKDEESFAAEMIFGVQQGDSDIFVGSRPTEVGVPSTTWVETYAVAEAKFFRHVSRQAPQDSCHCKCLQLLTHLPTGVAFPSYAVKTVVMHLLNGVPLTRWRGRDFQQRLMDILKYLQCSLEITHLRHFVIGNECFPGEIRLPSGFRVAEPPNLFQHLASSADAHLRAMQEYNRLLQGLKQLLSHGP; translated from the exons ATGGCGGCAGCCATCAACAGGAGCAGCGGGCAACAGTGGCCCAGTGCAGCCTGGGCAGCGCCAGCGCGCACGCAGACGGGAGGCTGTGCTGAACGGCGAGCGAGGGCCACGGCAGAGATGCCAGTACCCGGGGAGCCGCTGCTCACCGGGCACCCAGAGGCCGGTCCCTGGCGGGAGCGCCTTCGGCAGG GCCTCATCCAGTACCCGCAGCAGGCCGGCGACGGGCTGGATGAGGCCACGCGGGAGCGCGTGCAGCTGCGGGCCGAGTATCTGGACCAGCAGATGGCTCAGCTgcttcaggagctggagcagaagaaCCTGCAGCAGAGTGGCGGGgcctgggcagccctgctgctgtggcagtggtGGGCTCTGACAGCAATCCTGGTGCTTCTCTTGGCAGTGTGGTTTGGACTTGGGAAAACTGGATGCCATCCAGACAGCAGTGGCCACAAGGAGAGGCGCAGCAGCAACTTGgtggaggaagaagaggaagaaggccACATGGTTGTTGCCAAGaatgaaatacaaaacaacaATGCAAATGTGGAAGAAGACAACAGAGATGGAAATGAAGAAGGCAGCGATGTTGAGGCAAAGGCAGAAAGCATTCTTGGAAATGAAGCAGAAGAAGGCGATGATGCAGAGGAAGAAGTGAACGGTGATGAGAAGGGAGCGgaagccagtgctgctggaagtgAAGAAGACAAGCACGATGCAAAGGAAGAAGACAATGAGCCCAATGTCCAGAGGAGCCTGGGAAGCCTTTTAGAGGAGCGCTTACAGTTGCCTGTTCTGGATCTGCACAAAGGCTGCTCACTGATAATGGACCTGATGGACAAACTGACACACGTCTTCCAACAAGGCTTGTCTGACGGCTTCTACCCGGTGCCACAACAAGCCATCGGGGTGGACAGCGCCTTTGAAGGCTGGAGCCCCCATGCTGAAGATGCCGTGTACCGCGTGCTTGTACCCCTGAGTCCTCCTCCAGGACACGCCTTCCACCTGGAGCTGGACACTGCAGGCGTGCTCCAGAGGAACTTCCGCGTCcatgtggagctgctgtgcacctgcagaagggagcagctgggggaggaggaCATGCTATGTTTCCTCCACCAGCCCGAGGAGGAGCTGAGAAGCAGACAGGAGCCCAGCCTGCTGGACACCCTCTGCACTGGCTCCTGTCTAGATGTAGAGAAAACTGTCCGCTGGTTCTGTCGATTTGTGAGAGTAGCCTGGCTGCTGTTGCCTGAATCCCGCCACTGGCGTTTAATGTTGCAGCCCTCCAGACGCTCCTGTAAATTTCAGCTCAGCAAAGACGAGGAAAGCTTTGCGGCTGAGATGATCTTTGGAGTGCAGCAAGGAGACTCAGATATCTTTGTGGGCAGCCGGCCTACAGAGGTTGGCGTCCCAAGCACGACGTGGGTTGAGACTTACGCCGTGGCAGAGGCAAAATTCTTCAGGCACGTTTCCAGACAGGCCCCCCAGGACAGCTGCCACTGCaagtgcctgcagctcctcacccacTTGCCCACGGGTGTAGCTTTTCCCAGCTACGCCGTGAAGACTGTGGTGATGCACCTCCTGAACGGCGTACCCCTGACACGGTGGCGCGGGAGGGATTTCCAGCAGCGACTGATGGATATCCTCAAGTACCTGCAGTGCTCGCTGGAGATCACGCATCTTCGCCACTTTGTCATAGGCAACGAGTGCTTTCCTGGGGAGATCCGCTTGCCCTCCGGCTTCCGGGTGGCTGAACCGCCCAACCTCTTTCAGCACCTGGCGAGCAGTGCGGATGCCCACCTGAGAGCCATGCAGGAGTACAATCGCCTGCTACAGGGGCTCAAACAGCTGCTGAGCCACGGCCCTTGA